The Paramormyrops kingsleyae isolate MSU_618 chromosome 11, PKINGS_0.4, whole genome shotgun sequence genome includes a window with the following:
- the ccne1 gene encoding G1/S-specific cyclin-E1 — MPRKVNKTELKSATIQDVAKETMTTTTRSRKRKADVAVYLQDPDEEVTEMTKKKHYECEDYPDPAASPCGRIPTPECEAPELPSCDAPLLNYQQYSFRHHCVTPTRSSPLPALCWANKEDVWSNLLKKDHSYHRDGGFMERHPHLQPKMRAILLDWLMEVCEVYKLHRETFYLAQDFFDRFMATQRNILKTTLQLIGISALFIAAKLEEIYPPKLHQFAYVTDGACTEEEILTMELIIMKELKWNLSPLTSISWLNVYLQVAYLKNTGEVLLPQFPQTTFVQIAELLDVCMLDIRCLGFSYGMLAASALFHFSSLELVQKVSVFQWPEMEQCVKWMVPFAMSIREAGSSLLKTFKGISADEMHSIQVHAPYLDLLERAQSYQLVDVERSQRSPLPSGVLTPPPSSEKPEPSES, encoded by the exons ATGCCAAGGAAAGT TAACAAGACAGAACTGAAGTCAGCCACGATCCAGGATGTAGCCAAAGAGACGATGACAACCACGACACGATCAAGGAAAAGAAAGGCAGATGTTGCTGTT TATTTGCAAGATCCAGATGAAGAAGTTACTGAAATGACAAAGAAGAAACATTATGAATGTGAG GACTATCCGGACCCAGCGGCGAGTCCTTGTGGGCGGATACCCACACCTGAATGCGAAGCCCCTGAACTCCCCAGCTGTGATGCTCCGCTTCTGAACTACCAGCAGTACAGCTTCAGGCACCACTGCGTCACGCCCACCCGCTCGTCCCCCCTTCCTGCCCTCTG CTGGGCCAACAAAGAAGATGTTTGGAGTAATCTGCTCAAGAAGGACCATTCCTACCACCGAGATGGTGGATTCATGGAAAGGCATCCACACTTGCAGCCCAAAATGAGGGCGATTCTGCTGGACTGGCTAATGGAG GTTTGTGAGGTATATAAGCTGCACAGGGAGACGTTTTATCTAGCCCAGGACTTTTTTGATCGGTTCATGGCGACTCAGAGGAACATCCTCAAAACGACGTTACAGCTCATCGGAATCTCTGCGTTGTTCATAGCCGCCAAGCTGGAG GAAATCTACCCACCCAAGTTACACCAGTTTGCCTATGTCACGGATGGGGCCTGCACAGAAGAGGAGATCCTCACCATGGAGTTGATCATCATGAAG GAGCTGAAATGGAATTTGAGCCCCCTGACTTCCATATCCTGGCTCAATGTTTACCTGCAAGTGGCCTATCTGAAGAACACAGGCGAGGTCCTGTTGCCCCAGTTCCCACAGACGACATTCGTGCAGATAGCAGAG CTCCTGGATGTGTGTATGCTGGACATCCGGTGTCTGGGCTTCTCATATGGGATGCTGGCCGCCTCTGCACTCTTTCACTTTTCCTCCCTGGAGCTGGTGCAGAAAGTCTCGG TTTTTCAGTGGCCTGAGATGGAGCAGTGTGTGAAATGGATGGTGCCCTTTGCCATGTCGATCCGGGAGGCAGGCAGCTCTTTGCTCAAGACCTTTAAGGGCATCTCTGCGGACGAGATGCACAGCATCCAGGTCCACGCACCGTACCTGGACTTGCTG GAAAGGGCCCAGTCCTACCAGCTGGTGGATGTGGAGCGGAGTCAGAGGTCCCCTCTTCCCTCTGGTGTCctgactccaccccccagcaGTGAAAAACCGGAGCCATCCGAAAGCTGA
- the LOC140593453 gene encoding uncharacterized protein, with amino-acid sequence MFGKLLTQMFGKGDNADVIEANTAVEEDKVCEDVYELEDGEWVIINVHESHGLALPKVDSLEDLLIEHPSMSVYKMRRWKGQEQTETKEKEKCSQRLVPDRRQVPWRMMPWAKLLTPDVHLFNVQRARAYTERRKLTRGALHRKNLAKTRFSASEKRYGHFKQPPRHVYNY; translated from the exons ATGTTTGGAAAACTACTAACCCAGATGTTCGGTAAGGGTGACAATGCAGATGTAATTGAAGCCAATACTGCTGTAGAGGAGGACAAAGTATGCGAAGATGTGTATGAACTGGAAGATGGAGAGTGGGTTATCATCAACGTTCATG AGAGCCACGGCCTAGCCCTGCCCAAAGTGGACTCCCTCGAGGACTTGCTGATCGAGCATCCCAGCATGTCCGTGTATAAGATGCGGCGTTGGAAGGGTCAAGAGCAGACGGAAACCAAGGAGAAGGAGAAATGCTCTCAAAG GTTGGTGCCTGACAGGCGCCAAGTCCCCTGGAGGATGATGCCCTGGGCCAAACTCCTGACCCCTGACGTGCACCTCTTCAATGTCCAGAGGGCTAGGGCATACACGGAGCGCAGGAAGTTGACTCGTGGCGCTCTCCACAGGAAGAACCTGGCCAAAACACGCTTTTCTGCTTCTGAGAAGCGCTACGGTCACTTCAAGCAGCCCCCGCGTCACGTTTATAACTATTAA
- the LOC111847233 gene encoding protein C19orf12 homolog, producing MPPRVDDVMQLCCKLSDNQRIKAAVKHSGKGAMMAGAIAFAGGLVGGPPGIAVGGAVGGLLGCWMTSGQFKPLPQIIMELPMQEQQKLYADIMAVLGSLDWTDAAQLTALVMGNATLQQQVTAALLGYVTQTLRAEVQYED from the exons ATGCCTCCACGTGTCGATGACGTCATGCAGCTGTGCTGCAAGCTTTCGGACAATCAGCGCATAAAAGCAGCGGTGAAGCATTCTGGAAAAGGGGCTATGATGGCTGGGGCTATTGCATTTGCAGGAGGGCTGGTGGGGGGCCCTCCGGGAATAGCGGTTG GCGGTGCGGTGGGCGGGTTGCTGGGATGCTGGATGACCAGCGGACAGTTCAAGCCACTTCCCCAGATCATCATGGAGCTGCCCATGCAGGAGCAGCAGAAGCTGTATGCAGACATCATGGCCGTCCTGGGCTCGCTCGACTGGACGGACGCGGCGCAGCTGACAGCGCTCGTCATGGGCAACGCCACGCTCCAGCAGCAGGTGACGGCCGCCCTGCTCGGCTACGTGACCCAGACTCTCCGGGCAGAGGTGCAGTACGAGGACTGA